In Neomonachus schauinslandi chromosome 6, ASM220157v2, whole genome shotgun sequence, a genomic segment contains:
- the AIM2 gene encoding LOW QUALITY PROTEIN: interferon-inducible protein AIM2 (The sequence of the model RefSeq protein was modified relative to this genomic sequence to represent the inferred CDS: inserted 3 bases in 2 codons; substituted 2 bases at 2 genomic stop codons) yields MDTGHHEFFKYHLCSHFLEVNGASFVFDAXISVPKRIIRNASKTPKIDELQTQPLGIIVNRLFAVLKELEEDLEIIHFKVSIQNRAKSNNLSPKIWDSISYMRYATLYYQIGFMFDDFAQLKQKNHILFDLNDNTGSMEALVLGKQNKXQCEEGDILXLTFFRLSKTGEKVXLKYGAHSFIKVIKPKN; encoded by the exons ATGGACACAGGACACCACGAGTTCTTCAAGTACCATTTATGCAG TCATTTCCTGGAAGTGAATGGTGCCTCATTTGTGTTTGATGC GATCAGTGTCCCAAAGCGCATTATCAGAAACGCTAGTAAAACCCCAAAGATCGATGAGCTTCAAACTCAGCCCCTTGGAATAATTGTGAACAGGCTGTTTGCAGTCCTGAAG GAGCTTGAAGAGGATTTAGAAATTATTCATTTCAAAGTCTCTATACAGAATAGAGCCAAAAGTAATAACCTCTCCCCCAAAA tatggGATTCAATAAGTTACATGAGATATGCAACACTTTACTATCAAATAGGCTTTATGTtcgatgattttgcccaact aaaacagaagaatcaTATATTATTTGACCTAAATGACAACACAGGGAGCATGGAGGCATTGGTGCttggaaaacagaaca gtcAATGTGAGGAAGGGGATATACTTTGACTTACATTCTTCAGGCTGTCGAAAACTGGAGAAAAAGTATAGTTGAAATATGGGGCTCACAGTTTCATTAAG GTTATTAAGCCcaaaaattga